A region of Methanocorpusculum labreanum Z DNA encodes the following proteins:
- a CDS encoding MFS transporter yields MRDYQYSSSGDSMRHTYNTKITGAISGHFLIDLYTPILPVILPLLIVNLGLSYFLAGLVVTVFNVVSSVTQPFIGLYGDRTGKWVSVPFCVLIGSVGISLSVLANNYLIVLFLVGGAAVGHALFHPSAMALVHKLSPPAKKGLYNSIFTTSGSISYSLGPMIAGFFITFGGLPSVAWMMVPGIVGAAWIYRNDRRTGTVEPIKKEPVEKKQVHGKYWWIPAGLVVTVCALRAWAYVGVITYLPTLLLLWNQGIDTFTVSVIITAMLFTGVFGQVAGGYLSDRFGRKKVLVLGFLCAIPCFCLIFLTTGWTMYAGIMLYAFFASFCYVASVTMTQDLLPGSVGFASGLTLGLSMGIGGVGAALIGWVADVMGSLPDAMFLLIIPTILCPILALFIKYSDKPAAVAEE; encoded by the coding sequence ATGCGTGATTATCAATACTCATCTTCAGGCGACTCCATGCGTCATACCTACAATACAAAAATAACCGGGGCGATCAGCGGTCATTTTCTGATCGATCTGTATACGCCGATCCTGCCGGTGATCCTCCCTCTTCTCATTGTCAATCTGGGGCTCTCGTATTTTCTTGCAGGGCTTGTCGTTACCGTATTCAATGTGGTCTCGTCCGTGACCCAGCCGTTTATCGGGCTTTACGGAGACCGGACTGGTAAATGGGTGAGCGTGCCGTTCTGTGTTCTGATCGGCAGCGTAGGAATATCACTCTCGGTTCTGGCGAACAATTACCTGATCGTTCTGTTCCTTGTCGGAGGAGCGGCCGTCGGTCATGCCCTCTTCCATCCTTCCGCGATGGCCCTCGTCCATAAACTGAGTCCGCCTGCCAAAAAGGGATTGTACAACTCGATTTTTACCACAAGCGGCAGCATCAGTTATTCGCTCGGCCCGATGATCGCCGGTTTTTTCATCACGTTCGGCGGTCTGCCGTCGGTCGCCTGGATGATGGTTCCGGGGATCGTCGGGGCTGCCTGGATCTATCGAAACGACCGCCGCACCGGAACGGTTGAGCCGATCAAAAAAGAGCCGGTCGAAAAGAAACAGGTCCACGGGAAGTACTGGTGGATCCCGGCCGGTCTGGTTGTGACGGTGTGTGCTCTGCGGGCCTGGGCGTATGTTGGGGTCATTACGTATCTGCCGACCCTGCTCCTTTTATGGAATCAGGGGATCGACACGTTCACGGTCTCGGTCATCATCACGGCCATGCTCTTTACCGGCGTGTTCGGGCAGGTGGCCGGCGGCTATCTTTCCGACCGTTTTGGACGGAAAAAAGTCCTGGTGCTTGGATTCCTCTGTGCGATCCCGTGTTTCTGTCTGATATTCCTCACGACCGGATGGACGATGTATGCCGGGATCATGCTGTATGCATTCTTTGCGAGCTTCTGTTATGTGGCTTCGGTGACGATGACTCAGGATCTTCTGCCGGGCAGCGTCGGGTTTGCGTCTGGCCTCACGCTCGGTCTTTCGATGGGTATCGGCGGAGTTGGAGCGGCCCTGATCGGGTGGGTAGCGGATGTCATGGGTTCCCTGCCGGACGCGATGTTTCTGCTGATTATTCCAACGATCCTCTGTCCGATTCTCGCGCTGTTTATCAAATACTCGGATAAGCCCGCTGCGGTCGCCGAAGAGTGA